Below is a genomic region from Gloeocapsa sp. PCC 73106.
GGTATACCTCCACAAGAACACTGCGATCAGATTATTACTAGTTTTACACAACTCTGGCAAAAATTAAATATTCAGTACGATCGCTTTAGTCGCACCACCTCCAAATCTCATCACCAAATCGTCATTGAGTTTTTTCAGCGCGTCTGGGATCAAGGCGATATTTATCAGGATCAACAAAAAGGATGGTATTGCGTCGCTTGTGAAGAATTTAAAGAAGAACGAGAGTTAATAGACGATCACTATTGCGCTATTCATACCAATAAACAAGCAGAATGGCGCGATGAACTGAATTATTTTTTTCGGCTTTCTAAATATCAACAACAATTAGAAGCTTTCTACGAAAGTCAGCCTGAATTTATTCAACCAGAAAGTAGACGTAATGAAGTCTTGAACTTTGTTAAACAAGGACTGCAAGACTTTTCTATTTCTCGTTTAAACGTAGATTGGGGGTTTCCTTTACCCACGGATCCTCAGCAAACTATTTATGTTTGGTTTGACGCTCTCTTAGGCTACGTTACCGCTTTACTAGAGCCCGATGATGAACCAACCCTAGCCAATGCTCTCGCACACTGGTGGCCCATTAATCTCCATTTAATTGGTAAAGACATTTTACGCTTTCACGCCATCTATTGGCCAGCCATGTTGCTTTCTGTGGGTTTACCCCTACCCAAAAGGGTATTTGGACATGGATTTTTGACTAAAGATGGGCAAAAAATGGGTAAAAGCCTCGGTAATACCCTAGATCCTTTTGCCTTGGTAGACCGCTATAATTCTGATGCAATACGCTATTATTTTCTTAAAGAGATAGAATTGGGAAAGGATGGGGATTTTAATGAAACCCGTTTTATCAACGTCGTCAACGCCGATTTAGCTAACGATCTAGGAAATTTACTTAACCGTACCCTAGGGATGTTTAATAAATATGTTCACCCAGGAGGAGAAATATGTTTAACCGGTGCGATCGTGGCTGAGGATAACCCTCTGAAACTACTAGGGCTTGATTTAAGTCAG
It encodes:
- the metG gene encoding methionine--tRNA ligase, with protein sequence MSNQNHSFALTTPLYYVNDVPHIGSAYTTIVADAMARYQRLRGNSVLFITGTDEHGQKIQRTAAQRGIPPQEHCDQIITSFTQLWQKLNIQYDRFSRTTSKSHHQIVIEFFQRVWDQGDIYQDQQKGWYCVACEEFKEERELIDDHYCAIHTNKQAEWRDELNYFFRLSKYQQQLEAFYESQPEFIQPESRRNEVLNFVKQGLQDFSISRLNVDWGFPLPTDPQQTIYVWFDALLGYVTALLEPDDEPTLANALAHWWPINLHLIGKDILRFHAIYWPAMLLSVGLPLPKRVFGHGFLTKDGQKMGKSLGNTLDPFALVDRYNSDAIRYYFLKEIELGKDGDFNETRFINVVNADLANDLGNLLNRTLGMFNKYVHPGGEICLTGAIVAEDNPLKLLGLDLSQQVFARYEVLSFNFGCELILNLVRASNKYIDDTAPWRLYKEGQQGKVEEVLYCVLESIRLSAYLFSPIVPNLSNAIYKQLGFFLDFNDKTLLNQLIDSHAHTQWGTLKVNTNLSKPQPVFSRLELPHPESI